The following coding sequences lie in one Gorilla gorilla gorilla isolate KB3781 chromosome 5, NHGRI_mGorGor1-v2.1_pri, whole genome shotgun sequence genomic window:
- the PSMG4 gene encoding LOW QUALITY PROTEIN: proteasome assembly chaperone 4 (The sequence of the model RefSeq protein was modified relative to this genomic sequence to represent the inferred CDS: inserted 2 bases in 1 codon), which produces MEGLVVAAGGDVSLHNFSARLWEQLVHFHVMRLTDSLFLWVGATPHLRNLAVAMCSRYDSIPVSTSLLGDTSDTTSTGLAQRLGLGGKTGLACECGVERGLSXGIEAEGFTPPTPQHTSCGPARKTNKQVFVSYNLQNTDSNFALLVENRIKEEMEAFPEKF; this is translated from the exons ATGGAGGGGCTGGTTGTCGCCGCCGGCGGGGACGTCTCCCTGCACAACTTCAGCGCGAGGCTGTGGGAGCAGCTGGTCCACTTCCACGTCATGCGGCTGACGGACTCGCTGTTCCTGTGGGTGGGGGCCACGCCGCACCTGCGCAACCTCGCCGTGGCCATGTGCAGCCGCTAC gaCTCCATCCCCGTGTCTACCTCCCTCCTTGGAGACACTTCCGACACGACCTCTACTGGCCTTGCCCAGCGCCTAG GGCTCGGAGGGAAGACTGGCCTGGCCTGTGAGTGTGGTGTAGAGCGGGGATTAAG GGGGATTGAGGCTGAAGGCTTCACTCCTCCCACACCCCAACACACTTCCTGTGGGCCAG ccAGGAAGACCAACAAACAGGTGTTTGTCAGCTATAACCTTCAGAACACAGACAGTAACTTCGCATTACTTGTAGAAAACAGGATCAAGGAAGAGATGGAGGCTTTCCCCGAAAAGTTCTAG